CCGTCAAAGACCGCAGGCGCGGTCGTGGCACTACCGGCGACGGGCACGGAAGCTCGATCTGGCAAGGAGTCGCCGCCGGAGCAGTCACGAACGCTTAATCGATTCCCCGGAATCAACCTGCGTAGATGGTGCCCTTCTGGAGTTTTTCTGGTTCACGCATGTCTGGGATTTCCCTGATTGCCTCCAGGTCTGGAACGGCCCACCCCCCGGAACATCATCCCGATGTTCCCGGCGTCCAGGACGGATGCCGCACAGGACCGCACACGGCAGGAGCCGTAAGCGGAGTTCAATAGGAGGAGTGCAATGGCTCTCAATCTGTCCCAGAAGCAAGAAGTAGTCGCCGAGCTGGCAGACGTCGCCGCCAAGGCCCACTCCTTGATCGCAGCCGAATACGCTGGCACCACGGTCGCCCAGATGACCGCGATGCGCAAGCAGGCTCGTGAAACCGGTGTTTTCTTGAAGGTTGTCAAGAACACCCTGGCTTCGCGCGCCGTTGAAGGCACCGAGTTCGCAGTCGCCCAGGACCAGATGGTTGGTCCGCTGCTGTACGCGTTCTCGCTCGAGGAGCCCGGCGCTGCCGGTCGCCTGATCAAGGAAGCCGCCAAGGGCAACGACAAGCTGAAGGCTAAGGTCGTCGCCATCGGTGGCGAAGTGTTCCCGGCAAGCCACGTCGAAGTGCTGGCCTCGCTGCCGACCCGCGATCAGGCCCTGGCCATGCTGGCCCGCGTCCTGACCGAGCCGGTCACGATGTTTGCCCGCGCCATCAAGGCCGTTGGCGAGAAGCAGGGTGGTGGCGATGTCGCCGCCGACGCTGCCGAGCCGGCCGCCGAGACCGCCTGAGTTTCGACTTACCGTGGTTCCTGACGGAACCTCAACCCAGAAAATCATCCAAAGGTATTAATCATGTCCCTTACCAACGAACAGATCGTCGACGCCATCGCCGAGAAGTCCCTGATGGAAGTGATGGAGCTGGTCAAGGCCATCGAAGAGAAGTTCGGCGTCTCCGCCGCTGCTCCGGTTGCCGTGGCTGCTGCCGCTGGCCCGGCCGCTGCTGTTGAAGAGCAGACCGAGTTCACCGTCACCCTGAAGTCGGCCGGCGACAAGAAGGTCGAAGTCATCAAGGCCGTCCGCGCCATCACCGGCCTGGGCCTGAAGGAAGCGAAGGACCTGGCCGAAGCCGGTGGCGTCCTGAAGGAAGGCGCTTCGAAGGAAGACGCCGAGAAGATGAAGAAGGACCTGGAAGCTGCTGGCGCGACTGTCGAAGTCAAGTAAGCAGTTACCTTGCATCGTCACCGATTCACGGCGATGCAGCCAAGGCTGGGGGCGTAAGCCCCCGGCCTTTGGTCGTTGTTGCGGTACTGGTAGGGTCGACTGTCAGTCGACTCCTGTGAAAGAAGTCGACTGACAGTCGGCCTTACCGTTTCAAAAGCAGCAAAAAGCCCAACACGGGCTGCAGTCAAACCCCGGCCGGCCAGCGCGGCGCGCGGCAGCAGGGGCGTGGTAGCAGACGAGTTGGCAGTTGGAAGTAGCGGGAGAAGGCGTGCTGGTGCCGGCAATACCAGCGACTTCCAACTGACAATTTCAAGTTTCCTTCTGGGTCGTGGACGCACGGCCCGCACAACAAGGTGGAAGACCTCATGACGTCCTATTCGTTCACCGAAAAAAAGCGTATCCGCAAGGATTTCGGCAAGCAGCGCTCGATCCTCGAAGTGCCGTTCCTGCTCGCCATCCAGGTGGATTCCTATCGTGAATTCCTGCAGGAAAACGTCGATCCGGCCAAGCGCACGGACCACGGCCTGCATGCTGCGCTGAAGTCGGTCTTCCCGATCGCCAGCTACAGCGGCAATGCTGCCCTGGAATACGTCGGCTACAAGCTGGGCGAACCGGTCTTCGACGAGCGCGAGTGCCGCCAGCGTGGCATGAGCTACGGCGCCCCGCTGCGCGTGACCGTGCGCCTGGTGATCTACGACCGTGAGTCGTCGACCAAGGCCATCAAGTACGTGAAGGAGCAGGAGGTCTATCTGGGCGAAATCCCGCTGATGACCGAGAACGGCACCTTCATCGTCAACGGCACCGAGCGCGTCATCGTCTCGCAGCTGCACCGTTCGCCGGGCGTGTTCTTCGACCACGACCGTGGCAAGACCCACAGCTCGGGCAAGCTGCTGTACAGCGCCCGCATCATTCCTTACCGCGGTTCCTGGCTGGACTTCGAGTTCGACCCGAAGGACGCGCTGTTCACCCGTATCGACCGCCGCCGCAAGCTGCCGGTGTCGATCCTGCTGCGCGCGCTTGGCTACAGCAACGAAGAGATGCTGGCCGAGTTCTTCGAGATCAACACCTTCCACATCAACCCGGATGAAGGCGTCCAGCTGGAGCTGGTGCCGGAGCGCCTGCGTGGCGAAACCCTGGGCTTCGACCTCGCCGACGGCGACAAGGTCATCGTGGAAGCCGGCAAGCGCATCACCGCGCGCCACATCAAGCAGCTGGAAGCCTCGGGCATCGCCGCCCTGGCCGTGCCGGACGACTACATCGTCGGCCGCATCCTGTCGCACGACGTGGTCGATGCATCGACCGGCGAACTGCTGGCCCAGGCCAACGACGAGATCACCGACGAGCAGCTGCAGGCCTTCCGCAAGGCCGGTGTGGATGCCGTGGGCACCCTGTGGGTGAACGATCTGGATCGTGGTCCGTACCTGTCCAACACCCTGCGCATCGACCCGACCAAGACCCAGCTGGAAGCCCTGGTCGAGATCTACCGCATGATGCGTCCGGGCGAGCCGCCGACCAAGGACGCCGCGCAGAACCTGTTCCACAACCTGTTCTTCACCTTCGAGCGCTACGACCTGTCCGCGGTCGGCCGCATGAAGTTCAACCGTCGCGTGGGCCGCAAGGAAACCACCGGCGAAGCCGTGCTGTACGACAGCAAGTACTTCGGTGAGCGCAACGACGAAGAGTCCAAGCGCCTGGTTGCCGCCCATGGCGACAGCTCCGACATCCTGGACGTGATCAAGGTCCTGACCGAGATCCGCAACGGTCGCGGCGTGGTCGACGATATCGATCACCTGGGCAACCGTCGCGTGCGTTCGGTCGGCGAAATGGCCGAGAACGTGTTCCGCGTCGGCCTGGTCCGCGTCGAGCGCGCGGTCAAGGAGCGCCTGTCGATGGCCGAGTCCGAAGGCCTGACCCCGCAGGAGCTGATCAACGCCAAGCCGGTTGCCGCAGCCATCAAGGAGTTCTTCGGCTCCTCGCAGCTGTCGCAGTTCATGGACCAGAACAACCCGCTGTCGGAAGTGACCCACAAGCGTCGCGTCTCGGCCCTGGGCCCGGGCGGTCTGACCCGTGAGCGCGCCGGCTTCGAAGTGCGCGACGTGCACCCGACCCATTACGGCCGCGTCTGCACCATCGAAACCCCGGAAGGCCCGAACATCGGCCTGATCAACTCGCTGGCCGTGTACGCCCGCACCAACCAGTACGGTTTCCTCGAGACCCCGTACCGCAAGGTCGTGGACGGCAAGGTCTATGACGAAGTCGAGTTCCTGTCGGCCATCGAAGAAAACGAGTACGTCATTGCGCAGGCCAACGCGCTGACCAATGCCGACAGCGTGCTGACCGAGCAGTTCGTGCCGTGCCGCTTCCAGGGCGAATCGCTGCTGAAGCCGCCGGCGGAAGTCCACTTCATGGACGTCTCGCCGATGCAGACCGTGTCGATCGCGGCCGCGCTGGTTCCGTTCCTGGAGCACGATGACGCCAACCGCGCACTGATGGGCGCCAACATGCAGCGTCAGGCCGTGCCGACCCTGCGTGCGCAGAAGCCGCTGGTCGGTACCGGCATCGAGCGCGCCGTGGCGCGTGACTCCGGTGTGACCGTGAACGCCCGCCGTGGTGGCGAGATCGTGCAGATCGACGCGGCCCGCATCGTGGTCAAGGTCAACGAGGAAGAGATCGTTGGCGCCACCGACGCAGGCGTGGACATCTACAACCTGGTCAAGTACACCCGTTCGAACCAGAACACCTGCATCAACCAGCGTCCGCTGGTCCAGGTGGGTGACGTCATCGCCCGCGGCGACGTGCTGGCCGACGGCCCGTCCACCGACATCGGCGAACTGGCCCTGGGCCAGAACATGCTGATCGCGTTCATGCCGTGGAACGGCTACAACTTCGAAGACTCCATCCTGCTCTCCGAGCGCGTGGTGGAAGAGGATCGCTACACCACGATCCACATCGAAGAGCTGACCTGCGTCGCGCGTGACACCAAGCTGGGGCCGGAGGAAATCTCCGCCGACATCCCGAACGTCTCCGAGCAGGCGCTGAACCGCCTGGACGAGAGCGGCGTGGTGTACATCGGTGCCGAAGTCCGCGCCGGCGACATCATGGTCGGCAAGGTCACCCCGAAGGGCGAAAGCCAGCTGACCCCGGAAGAGAAGCTGCTGCGCGCGATCTTCGGCGAGAAGGCTTCGGACGTTAAGGACAGCTCGCTGCGCGTTCCGCCGGGCATGGACGGCACCGTCATCGACGTGCAGGTCTTCACCCGCGACGGCATCGAGAAGGACAAGCGCGCCCGCCAGATCGAAGAGTCTGAAATCAAGCGCGTCAAGAAGGACTTCGACGACCAGTTCCGCATCCTGGAAGCGGCCATCTACATGCGTCTGCGTTCGCAGATCGTGGGCAAGGTGGTCAACGGTGGCGCTGGCCTGAAGAAGGGTGACGTGATCACCGACGCCTTCCTGGACGGCCTGAAGAAGGCTGACTGGTTCGCCCTGCGCATGAAGGACGAAGACGCTTCGGAAGCCATCGAACGCGCGCAGAAGCAGATCCAGGCGCACGAGAAGGAATTCGAGCGTCGCTTCGCCGACAAGCGCGGCAAGATCACCGCCGGCGACGACCTCGCCCCGGGCGTGCTGAAGATGGTCAAGGTGTTCCTGGCCGTGAAGCGCCGCATCCAGCCGGGCGACAAGATGGCAGGCCGCCACGGCAACAAGGGTGTGGTCTCCAACGTGGTGCCGGTCGAGGACATGCCGTACATGGCCTCGGGCGAAACCGTGGACATCGTGCTGAACCCGCTGGGCGTGCCGTCGCGTATGAACATCGGCCAGATCCTGGAAGTGCACCTGGGCTGGGCGGCCAAGGGTCTGGGTCGCAAGATCCAGGCGATGATGGAAGCCCAGGCCGCCGTTGCCGACCTGCGCAAGTTCCTGGACGACATCTACAACCACGACGACACCAACGTGGCCAACCGTGTCGACCTGTCGCAGTTCAGCGACGAGGAACTGCTGCGTCTGGCCCGCAACCTGACCGACGGCGTGCCGATGGCCACCCCGGTGTTCGACGGCGCCACCGAAGCGGAAATCAAGCGCATGCTGGAACTGGCCGACCTGCCGAGCAGTGGCCAGACCCAGCTGTACGACGGCCGCACCGGTGAAGCGTTCGATCGCCACACCACCGTGGGTTACATGCACTACCTGAAGCTGAACCACCTGGTCGACGACAAGATGCACGCCCGTTCGACCGGTCCGTACTCGCTCGTCACCCAGCAGCCGCTGGGCGGCAAGGCGCAGTTCGGCGGCCAGCGCTTCGGTGAAATGGAAGTCTGGGCGCTGGAAGCCTACGGCGCGGCCTACACCCTGCAGGAAATGCTGACGGTGAAGTCCGATGACGTGCAGGGCCGCAACCAGATGTACAAGAACATCGTCGACGGTGAGCACGAGATGGTCGCGGGCATGCCGGAATCCTTCAACGTGCTCGTGAAGGAAATCCGCTCGCTGGCCATCAACATGGAACTGGAAGACAACTGATCCATGCCGGCGCGGCGGTCCGCCGCCGCGCCGCTGGCAGTGAACTGAAAGCCCATCGACACAGCATTCCTCCTTCTGGAGAACACCATGAAAGACCTGCTCAACCTCTTCAACCAGCAGCGCCAGACGCTGGACTTCGACGCGATCAAGATCGCGCTGGCTTCGCCGGACCTGATCCGTTCGTGGTCCTTCGGCGAAGTGAAGAAGCCGGAAACCATCAACTACCGTACCTTCAAGCCGGAACGCGACGGCCTGTTCTGCGCCGCCATCTTCGGGCCGGTGAAGGACTACGAGTGCCTGTGCGGCAAGTACAAGCGCATGAAGCACCGCGGCGTCGTCTGCGAAAAGTGCGGCACCGAAGTGACCCTGGCCAAGGTGCGTCGTGAGCGCATGGGCCACATCGACCTGGCCTCGCCGGTCGCGCACATCTGGTTCCTGAAGTCGCTGCCGTCGCGCATCGGCCTGATGCTGGACATGACCCTGCGCGACATCGAGCGCGTGCTGTACTTCGAAGCCTACGTGGTGACCGAGCCGGGCCTGACCGCCCTGGAGCGCCGCCAGCTGCTGACCGAAGAACAGTACCTGCAGGCCCGCCAGGAACACGGCGACGACTTCGACGCCGCCATGGGCGCCGAGGCCGTGTACGAACTGCTGCGCACGATCGACCTGCAGTCGGAAATGACCCGCCTGCGCGAGGAAATCGCTGCTACCGGTTCGGAAACCAAGCTCAAGCGCCTCACCAAGCGCATCAAGCTGATCGAAGCCTTCCTGGAATCGGGCAACCGTCCGGAATGGATGGTCATGACCGTGCTGCCGGTGCTGCCGCCGGACCTGCGTCCGCTGGTCCCGCTGGACGGCGGCCGCTTCGCGACCTCCGACCTGAACGACCTGTACCGCCGCGTCATCAACCGTAACAACCGCCTGCGCCGCCTGCTCGAACTGAGCGCGCCGGACATCATCGTGCGCAATGAAAAGCGCATGCTGCAGGAATCGGTCGATGCGCTGCTGGACAACGGCCGTCGTGGCCGTGCCATCACCGGCACCAACAAGCGCCCGCTGAAGTCGCTGGCCGACATGATCAAGGGCAAGCAGGGTCGCTTCCGCCAGAACCTGCTGGGCAAGCGCGTCGACTACTCGGGCCGTTCGGTCATCGTGGTCGGCCCGTACCTGCGCCTGCACCAGTGCGGCCTGCCGAAGAAGATGGCGCTGGAGCTGTTCAAGCCGTTCGTCTTCGCCAAGCTGCAGCGTCGTGGCCTGGCCACCACCATCAAGGCCGCCAAGAAGCTGGTCGAGCGCGAAGAAGCCGAAGTCTGGGACATCCTGGAAGAGGTCATCCGCGAACACCCGGTGATGCTGAACCGTGCGCCGACCCTGCACCGTCTGGGCATCCAGGCGTTCGAGCCGGTGCTGATCGAAGGCAAGGCCATCCAGCTGCACCCGCTGGTCTGCACCGCGTTCAACGCCGACTTCGACGGTGACCAGATGGCCGTCCACGTGCCGCTCTCGCTGGAAGCCCAGCTGGAAGCGCGTGCGCTGATGATGTCGACCAACAACATCCTGTCGCCGGCCAACGGCGAGCCGATCATCGTGCCGTCGCAGGACGTCGTGCTGGGTCTGTACTACATGACCCGCTCGCTGGAAAACAAGAAGGGCGAGGGCATGGCCTTCGCCAACATCGCCGAAGTCAAGCGCGCCTACGACAACCGCGTGGTGGAATTGCACGCCAAGGTCAAGGTCCGCATCACCGAGGTGGTGACCGACGAAGACGGCAACAAGCAGAACAAGACCTCGATCGTGGACACCACGATCGGTCGCGCCCTGCTGGCTGAAATCCTGCCGGAAGGCCTGCCGTTCGCGCTGGCCAATGTCGAGCTGACCAAGAAGAACATCAGCCGCCTGATCAACTCCAGCTACCGCCAGCTGGGCCTGAAGGACACGGTCGTGTTCGCCGACAAGCTGATGTACACCGGCTTCGCCTACGCGACCCGCGCCGGCGTCTCCATCGGCATCGACGACATGCTGATCCCGGACGAGAAGAAGGGCATCCTCACCGAGGCCGAAGCCGAAGTGCTGGAAATCCAGGAGCAGTACCAGTCGGGCCTGGTCACCGCCGGCGAGCGCTACAACAAGGTGGTCGACATCTGGTCGCGCACCAATGAACGCATCGCCAAGGCGATGATGGACACCATCGGTACCGAGAAGGTGGTCAATGCCAAGGGCGAAACCATCGACCAGAAGTCGATGAACTCGCTGTACATCATGGCCGACTCCGGTGCGCGTGGTTCGCAGGCGCAGATCCGTCAGCTGGCCGGCATGCGCGGCCTGATGGCCCGTCCCGATGGCTCGATCATCGAGACGCCCATCAAGGCGAACTTCCGCGAAGGCCTGAACGTGCAGGAGTACTTCAACTCCACCCACGGTGCCCGTAAGGGTCTGGCCGATACCGCGCTGAAGACCGCGAACTCGGGTTACCTGACCCGTCGTCTGGTCGACGTGGCGCAGGACGTGGTGATCACCGAGGTGGATTGCGGTACCACCGAAGGCCTGATCATGACCCCGATCGTGGAAGGCGGCGACGTGGTCGAGCCGTTGAAGGACCGCGTGCTGGGTCGCGTGGTTGCCGAGGACGTGTTCCTGCCGGGCAACGACGAAGATCCGATCGTGACCCGCAACACCCTGCTGGACGAAGCCTGGGTGGCCAAGCTGGAAGATGCCGGCGTGCAGACCATCAAGGTCCGCTCGACCATCTCCTGCGAATCGGCCTTCGGTGTCTGCTCGCGCTGCTACGGCCGCGATCTGGCCCGCGGCCACCTGGTCAACATCGGTGAAGCGGTCGGCGTCATCGCCGCCCAGTCCATCGGTGAGCCGGGTACCCAGCTGACCATGCGTACGTTCCACATCGGTGGTGCGGCGTCTCGAGCTGCTGCGGTCGACAACATCACCGTCAAGACCACCGGCTCGGTCAAGTTCAGCAACCTCAAGTCGGTCGAGCATGCCAACGGCTCGCTGGTGGCAGTGTCGCGCTCGGGCGAAATCTCGGTGCTCGATGCCCACGGCCGTGAGCGTGAGCGTTACAAGCTGCCGTACGGTGCGACCATCACGTCCAAGGACGGTGATGCGATCAAGGCGGGCCAGACCGTGGCCAACTGGGATCCGCATAACCACCCGATCGTGTCGGAAGTGGCCGGCTTCATCCGCTTCATCGACTTCGTCGACGGCATCACCGTCATCGAGAAGACCGACGAGCTGACCGGTCTGGCGTCGCGCGAAATCACCGATCCGAAGCGTCGTGGTACCCAGGCCAAGGACCTGCGCCCGATCGTGCGCATCGTCGACGCCAAGGGCAACGACCTGTCGATTCCGGGCACCGACCTGCCGGCGCAGTACCTGCTGCCGCCGCGCTCGATCGTCAACCTGCAGGACGGCGCTGCCGTCGGCGTGGGTGACGTGGTCGCCAAGATTCCGCAGGAAGCGTCGAAGACCCGCGACATCACCGGTGGTCTGCCGCGCGTGGCCGATCTGTTCGAAGCGCGCAAGCCGAAGGATCCGGCAGTGCTGGCCGAGCGTTCGGGCATCATCAGCTTCGGCAAGGACACCAAGGGCAAGCAGCGCCTGATCATCAAGGACACCGATGGTTCGGAGCACGAAGAGCTGATCCCGAAGTACCGCCAGGTCATCGTCTTCGAAGGCGAGCATGTCACCAAGGGTGAAACCATCGTGGACGGCGAGCCGAGCCCGCAGGACATCCTGCGCCTGCTGGGTGTCGAACCGCTGGCCGCCTATCTGGTGAAGGAAATCCAGGACGTGTACCGCCTGCAGGGCGTGAAGATCAACGACAAGCACATCGAGGTCATCACCCGCCAGATGCTGCGCAAGGTCGAGATCACCGACCAGGGCAGCAGCAAGTTCCTGAACGGCGAACAGGTGGAGCGCCAGCGCGTTATCGAGGAGAATGCCCGCCTTGCAGCCCGCAACGAGCTGCCGGCGCACTTCGATCCGGTCCTGCTGGGTATCACCAAGGCCTCGCTGGCGACCGAATCGTTCATCTCGGCCGCGTCGTTCCAGGAAACCACCCGCGTGCTGACCGAAGCGGCCGTCCGCGGCACCTCGGACAACCTGCGTGGCCTGAAGGAAAACGTCATCGTGGGTCGCCTGATTCCGGCCGGTACCGGCCTGGCGTACCACAGCAACCGCCGTCGCGGCGCTTCCGGTCTCACCGAGTCGGAAATGCAGACCCTGGCCGGCACCCCGGCCGCGGTCGAGGCACCGGTGGTTGAAGCCGAAGCTGAACAGGCCTCGGAGGACTGAAACACGGGTCCGGCCTCAGGCCGGACCACCCGGGCGACCGGGGCAGGGCAGGGTGGGCCGTTCGCGGTTCACCCCGCCAACCTGAACGGGGTACATGGAGGCCCCCCAGTAACGTTCCGGGATCAGGAACGGGCTTGACAGAAGGCGTTTGACTGCTTTCCTGGCAGGTTGCTACAATCGTCTGTCTCAGCAGGCCAGAATTTTGGCCTGCTTTAACATTTCCGCATCTCTGGTCGGATTATCCGGCCACCAATCAGAAGAACCTACTGATGGCGACGATCAACCAGCTGGTCCGCAAGCCGCGGCAAGCGACCACCTACAAGAGTGCCTCGCCGGCGCTCGACAAGTGCCCGCAGCGCCGTGGCGTCTGCACCCGTGTCTACACCACCACTCCGAAGAAGCCGAACTCGGCTCTGCGCAAGGTTGCCAAGGTCCGCCTGACCAACCAGGAAGAAGTGATTTCCTACATCGGTGGTGAAGGCCACAACCTGCAGGAGCACTCCGTGGTCCTGATCCGCGGCGGTCGCGTCAAGGACCTGCCGGGTGTGCGTTACCACACCGTTCGTGGCTCGCTCGACGCCGCCGGCGTTGCCAAGCGTCGCCAGGCCCGTTCCAAGTACGGCGCCAAGCGTCCGAAGGCATAAGGAGAGAGCACAATGTCGCGTAAGGGTAATACTCCGCAGCGTTCCGTCCTGCCCGATCCGAAGCACGGAAGCGAAACCATCGCCCGTTTCATCAACATGGTCATGCAGAGCGGCAAGAAGTCCGTCGCCGAAAAGATCGTGTACGGCGCCATGGACGTGATCACCGAGAAGAACAGCAGCGCCAACGCCATTGAACTGGTGCAGAAGGCTCTGGACAACGTCGCTCCGGCGGTCGAAGTCAAGTCGCGCCGCGTCGGTGGTGCCACCTACCAGGTGCCGGTCGAAGTGCGTTCGTCGCGCAAGATGGCCCTGGCCATGCGCTGGCTGATCGACTCCGCGCGCAAGCGTGGTGAGAACACCATGCCGAAGAAGCTGGCTGCTGAACTGATCGACGCCTCGGAAAACCGTGGCGGGGCCATCAAGAAGCGCGAAGAAACCCACCGCATGGCCGAAGCCAACAAGGCCTTCGCCCACTACCGCTGGTGAGTTTGACGGCCTTGTAAAACAGGCAGGGCAGCACCACTTCGGTGCGTGCTGCCTCGCGGTCCCAGAAAGACTGCGCCAATCCGAAGGCCGCCGAAAGGCGGCGTTCGGCCATCCGAAATCCAAGAAATCTGAGAGGCTCCCGTGGCCCGTTCCACTCCCATCGAGCGTTACCGTAACTTCGGCATCATGGCTCACATCGATGCCGGCAAGACCACCACGTCCGAGCGCATCCTGTTCTACACCGGCAAGAGCCACAAGATCGGTGAAGTGCATGACGGCGCCGCCACCATGGACTGGATGGAGCAGGAGCAGGAGCGTGGCATCACGATCCAGTCCGCTGCCACCACCGCGTTCTGGAAGGGCATGGACAAGTCCCTGCCGGAGCACCGCTTCAACATCATCGACACCCCCGGGCACGTCGACTTCACCATCGAAGTGGAGCGCTCGCTGCGCGTGCTCGACGGTGCCGTCTTCGTCCTGTGCGCCGTCGGTGGCGTGCAGCCGCAGTCGGAAACCGTGTGGCGCCAGGCCAACAAGTACCACGTGCCGCGCATCGCGTTCGTCAACAAGATGGACCGCACCGGTGCCAACTTCCAGAAGGTCGTCGGTCAGCTGAAGGCCAAGCTGGGCGCGGTTGCCGTGCCGATGCAGCTGCCGATCGGCGCTGAAGACAACTTCAAGGGCGTCGTCGACCTGCTGAAGATGAAGGCCATCCACTGGGATGAGGCTTCGCAGGGCATGAAGTTCGAGTACGGTGAAATCCCGGCCGAACTGCAGGGTCCGGCTGAAGAGGCTCGCCAGTTCATGGTCGAGACCGCTGCCGAAGCCAGCGAAGAGCTGATGGAAAAGTACCTGGGCGGCGAAGAGCTGGCCGAGGCCGAAATCATCAACGCGCTGCGTACCCGTACCCTGGCCACCGAGATCGTGCCGATGTACTGCGGCTCGGCCTTCAAGAACAAGGGCGTGCAGGCCATGCTGGACGGCGTGATCCAGCTGCTGCCGTCGCCGGTCGACGTGCCGGACGTGAAGGGCGTGGACGTTGATGACGACACCGTCGAAATGACCCGCAAGTCGGACGACAAGGCGCCGTTCTCGTCGCTGGCCTTCAAGATCATCACCGACCCGTTCGTCGGCGCGCTGACCTTCTTCCGTGTCTACTCGGGCACCCTGAACGGTGGCGACACCGTGCTGAACTCGGTGAAGGGCAAGAAGGAGCGCATCGGCCGCATCCTGCAGATGCACTCGAACAACCGCGAGGAAATCAAGGAAGTTCTGGCCGGTGACATCGCCGCTGCCGTGGGCCTGAAGGACACCACCACCGGTGACACCCTGTGCGCCGTGGACGCCCCGATCATCCTGGAGCGCATGACGTTCCCGGAGCCGGTGATCTCGATGGCCGTCGAGCCGAAGACCAAGTCGGACCAGGAAAAGATGGGTCTGGCGCTGGGTCGCCTGGCGCAGGAAGATCCGTCGTTCCGCGTCAAGACCGACGAGGAATCCGGCCAGACCATCATCTCGGGCATGGGCGAGCTGCACCTGGACATCATCGTCGACCGCCTGAAGCGCGAGTTCAACGTTGAAGCCAACGTCGGCGCGCCGCAGGTGGCCTACCGCGAAACCATCACCCTGGCTGACGTCAAGTCGGACTACAAGCACGCCAAGCAGTCCGGTGGTAAGGGTCAGTATGGTCACGTCGTGATCGAACTGTCGCCGATCACCGCTGAAGACCGTGCCGATCCGAAGATCGCTCCGATGATCAAGGACGACTTCCTGTTCATCAACGACATCACCGGCGGCGTCATCCCGAAGGAATTCATTCCGTCGGTTGAAAAGGGCCTGCGCGAAACCATCACCAGCGGCCCGCTGGCTGGCTTCCCGGTCGTGGACGTCAAGGTGAAGCTGGTGTTCGGTTCGTACCACGACGTCGACTCCTCGGAAATGGCGTTCAAGCTGGCTTCGTCGATGGCCTTCAAGCAGGGCTTCGCCAAGGCCAAGCCGGTGCTGCTGGAGCCGATCATGAAGGTCGAGATCGTGACCCCGGAGGATTACCAGGGTGACGTGATGGGCGACGTCAGCCGTCGTCGCGGCGTGCTGCAGGGTTCCGACACCACCGGTGACGGTTCGGCCAGCATCATCAACGCGATGATCCCGCTGGGTGAA
This genomic interval from Stenotrophomonas sp. 57 contains the following:
- the rpoB gene encoding DNA-directed RNA polymerase subunit beta, with the translated sequence MTSYSFTEKKRIRKDFGKQRSILEVPFLLAIQVDSYREFLQENVDPAKRTDHGLHAALKSVFPIASYSGNAALEYVGYKLGEPVFDERECRQRGMSYGAPLRVTVRLVIYDRESSTKAIKYVKEQEVYLGEIPLMTENGTFIVNGTERVIVSQLHRSPGVFFDHDRGKTHSSGKLLYSARIIPYRGSWLDFEFDPKDALFTRIDRRRKLPVSILLRALGYSNEEMLAEFFEINTFHINPDEGVQLELVPERLRGETLGFDLADGDKVIVEAGKRITARHIKQLEASGIAALAVPDDYIVGRILSHDVVDASTGELLAQANDEITDEQLQAFRKAGVDAVGTLWVNDLDRGPYLSNTLRIDPTKTQLEALVEIYRMMRPGEPPTKDAAQNLFHNLFFTFERYDLSAVGRMKFNRRVGRKETTGEAVLYDSKYFGERNDEESKRLVAAHGDSSDILDVIKVLTEIRNGRGVVDDIDHLGNRRVRSVGEMAENVFRVGLVRVERAVKERLSMAESEGLTPQELINAKPVAAAIKEFFGSSQLSQFMDQNNPLSEVTHKRRVSALGPGGLTRERAGFEVRDVHPTHYGRVCTIETPEGPNIGLINSLAVYARTNQYGFLETPYRKVVDGKVYDEVEFLSAIEENEYVIAQANALTNADSVLTEQFVPCRFQGESLLKPPAEVHFMDVSPMQTVSIAAALVPFLEHDDANRALMGANMQRQAVPTLRAQKPLVGTGIERAVARDSGVTVNARRGGEIVQIDAARIVVKVNEEEIVGATDAGVDIYNLVKYTRSNQNTCINQRPLVQVGDVIARGDVLADGPSTDIGELALGQNMLIAFMPWNGYNFEDSILLSERVVEEDRYTTIHIEELTCVARDTKLGPEEISADIPNVSEQALNRLDESGVVYIGAEVRAGDIMVGKVTPKGESQLTPEEKLLRAIFGEKASDVKDSSLRVPPGMDGTVIDVQVFTRDGIEKDKRARQIEESEIKRVKKDFDDQFRILEAAIYMRLRSQIVGKVVNGGAGLKKGDVITDAFLDGLKKADWFALRMKDEDASEAIERAQKQIQAHEKEFERRFADKRGKITAGDDLAPGVLKMVKVFLAVKRRIQPGDKMAGRHGNKGVVSNVVPVEDMPYMASGETVDIVLNPLGVPSRMNIGQILEVHLGWAAKGLGRKIQAMMEAQAAVADLRKFLDDIYNHDDTNVANRVDLSQFSDEELLRLARNLTDGVPMATPVFDGATEAEIKRMLELADLPSSGQTQLYDGRTGEAFDRHTTVGYMHYLKLNHLVDDKMHARSTGPYSLVTQQPLGGKAQFGGQRFGEMEVWALEAYGAAYTLQEMLTVKSDDVQGRNQMYKNIVDGEHEMVAGMPESFNVLVKEIRSLAINMELEDN
- the rplJ gene encoding 50S ribosomal protein L10, encoding MALNLSQKQEVVAELADVAAKAHSLIAAEYAGTTVAQMTAMRKQARETGVFLKVVKNTLASRAVEGTEFAVAQDQMVGPLLYAFSLEEPGAAGRLIKEAAKGNDKLKAKVVAIGGEVFPASHVEVLASLPTRDQALAMLARVLTEPVTMFARAIKAVGEKQGGGDVAADAAEPAAETA
- the rplL gene encoding 50S ribosomal protein L7/L12: MSLTNEQIVDAIAEKSLMEVMELVKAIEEKFGVSAAAPVAVAAAAGPAAAVEEQTEFTVTLKSAGDKKVEVIKAVRAITGLGLKEAKDLAEAGGVLKEGASKEDAEKMKKDLEAAGATVEVK